A DNA window from Plodia interpunctella isolate USDA-ARS_2022_Savannah chromosome 12, ilPloInte3.2, whole genome shotgun sequence contains the following coding sequences:
- the LOC128674393 gene encoding dnaJ-like protein 60 isoform X2 — protein sequence MYFMKRNPDFKFISAFTRFYSLARKNHYDVLNLRRNCSDKEIKDAFIQMSKEFHPDKNKDARAQEKFVRIVEAYNVLGKPCSRAQYDSTFAMESYRTTPYTPYTAYTYKRYNNYGANPQYSNFYQATQGKSKKTNQQAKSHANTTAAVNRKVPNYVIIMVCCGITVVGAILQGFVIREMYMVHRKQTQEKSKRLAEELEKVRGSARSNGNELQTRLLLEKIVAAANPTVATASLGQTLAEEKKGYDVQLVSEDEVADESDWSYNEFILAHLKNFMIADSEDS from the exons ATGTATTTCATGAAACGCAATCCAGATTTCAAGTTTATAAGTGCTTTTACTCGATTTTATAG TTTGGCCCGCAAAAATCATTATGATGTCCTTAACTTGCGTAGAAACTGTTCCGACAAAGAAATCAAAGATGCTTTTATACAGATGAGTAAAGAG TTTCATCCTGATAAAAACAAAGATGCAAGAGCTCAAGAAAAATTTGTCCGTATTGTGGAAGCTTACAATGTTTTGGGGAAACCTTGCAGTCGAGCACAGTATGACAGCACTTTTGCAATGGAGTCATACCGCACTACACCATATACACCATACACAGCATACACTTATAAAAGATACAACAA CTATGGTGCCAATCCCCAGTACAGTAACTTCTATCAAGCAACACAaggtaaaagtaaaaaaacaaatcagcAAGCAAAAAGTCATGCCAATACGACCGCAGCAGTCAACAGAAAAGTACCAAACTACGTCATCATTATGGTTTGCTGTGGCATTACTGTTGTCGGAGCTATACTGCAAGGATTTGTTATTAG AGAAATGTACATGGTACATAGAAAACAAACTCAAGAAAAGTCAAAACGCTTAGCAGAAGAGCTGGAAAAAGTGAGAGGTAGCGCCCGCAGTAATGGAAATGAG TTACAAACCCGTTTATTACTGGAAAAGATTGTGGCAGCAGCTAACCCCACTGTGGccacggcttcgctcggtcaGACGCTGGCAGAAGAAAAAAA AGGCTACGATGTGCAACTGGTCTCTGAAGATGAAGTTGCtgacgagtcagattggtcaTACAACGAATTTATACTTGCCCATTTAAAG AACTTCATGATAGCGGACAGCGAAGACTCGTGA
- the LOC128674393 gene encoding uncharacterized protein LOC128674393 isoform X3, producing the protein MSKEFHPDKNKDARAQEKFVRIVEAYNVLGKPCSRAQYDSTFAMESYRTTPYTPYTAYTYKRYNNYGANPQYSNFYQATQGKSKKTNQQAKSHANTTAAVNRKVPNYVIIMVCCGITVVGAILQGFVIREMYMVHRKQTQEKSKRLAEELEKVRGSARSNGNELQTRLLLEKIVAAANPTVATASLGQTLAEEKKGYDVQLVSEDEVADESDWSYNEFILAHLKVTCYWIVFNLSRQYVTN; encoded by the exons ATGAGTAAAGAG TTTCATCCTGATAAAAACAAAGATGCAAGAGCTCAAGAAAAATTTGTCCGTATTGTGGAAGCTTACAATGTTTTGGGGAAACCTTGCAGTCGAGCACAGTATGACAGCACTTTTGCAATGGAGTCATACCGCACTACACCATATACACCATACACAGCATACACTTATAAAAGATACAACAA CTATGGTGCCAATCCCCAGTACAGTAACTTCTATCAAGCAACACAaggtaaaagtaaaaaaacaaatcagcAAGCAAAAAGTCATGCCAATACGACCGCAGCAGTCAACAGAAAAGTACCAAACTACGTCATCATTATGGTTTGCTGTGGCATTACTGTTGTCGGAGCTATACTGCAAGGATTTGTTATTAG AGAAATGTACATGGTACATAGAAAACAAACTCAAGAAAAGTCAAAACGCTTAGCAGAAGAGCTGGAAAAAGTGAGAGGTAGCGCCCGCAGTAATGGAAATGAG TTACAAACCCGTTTATTACTGGAAAAGATTGTGGCAGCAGCTAACCCCACTGTGGccacggcttcgctcggtcaGACGCTGGCAGAAGAAAAAAA AGGCTACGATGTGCAACTGGTCTCTGAAGATGAAGTTGCtgacgagtcagattggtcaTACAACGAATTTATACTTGCCCATTTAAAGGTAACTTGCTATTggatagtttttaatttgtcacgTCAATAcgtgacaaattaa
- the LOC128674393 gene encoding dnaJ-like protein 60 isoform X1 encodes MYFMKRNPDFKFISAFTRFYSLARKNHYDVLNLRRNCSDKEIKDAFIQMSKEFHPDKNKDARAQEKFVRIVEAYNVLGKPCSRAQYDSTFAMESYRTTPYTPYTAYTYKRYNNYGANPQYSNFYQATQGKSKKTNQQAKSHANTTAAVNRKVPNYVIIMVCCGITVVGAILQGFVIREMYMVHRKQTQEKSKRLAEELEKVRGSARSNGNELQTRLLLEKIVAAANPTVATASLGQTLAEEKKGYDVQLVSEDEVADESDWSYNEFILAHLKVTCYWIVFNLSRQYVTN; translated from the exons ATGTATTTCATGAAACGCAATCCAGATTTCAAGTTTATAAGTGCTTTTACTCGATTTTATAG TTTGGCCCGCAAAAATCATTATGATGTCCTTAACTTGCGTAGAAACTGTTCCGACAAAGAAATCAAAGATGCTTTTATACAGATGAGTAAAGAG TTTCATCCTGATAAAAACAAAGATGCAAGAGCTCAAGAAAAATTTGTCCGTATTGTGGAAGCTTACAATGTTTTGGGGAAACCTTGCAGTCGAGCACAGTATGACAGCACTTTTGCAATGGAGTCATACCGCACTACACCATATACACCATACACAGCATACACTTATAAAAGATACAACAA CTATGGTGCCAATCCCCAGTACAGTAACTTCTATCAAGCAACACAaggtaaaagtaaaaaaacaaatcagcAAGCAAAAAGTCATGCCAATACGACCGCAGCAGTCAACAGAAAAGTACCAAACTACGTCATCATTATGGTTTGCTGTGGCATTACTGTTGTCGGAGCTATACTGCAAGGATTTGTTATTAG AGAAATGTACATGGTACATAGAAAACAAACTCAAGAAAAGTCAAAACGCTTAGCAGAAGAGCTGGAAAAAGTGAGAGGTAGCGCCCGCAGTAATGGAAATGAG TTACAAACCCGTTTATTACTGGAAAAGATTGTGGCAGCAGCTAACCCCACTGTGGccacggcttcgctcggtcaGACGCTGGCAGAAGAAAAAAA AGGCTACGATGTGCAACTGGTCTCTGAAGATGAAGTTGCtgacgagtcagattggtcaTACAACGAATTTATACTTGCCCATTTAAAGGTAACTTGCTATTggatagtttttaatttgtcacgTCAATAcgtgacaaattaa